In the Xyrauchen texanus isolate HMW12.3.18 chromosome 47, RBS_HiC_50CHRs, whole genome shotgun sequence genome, catttattcaatatgtatttgattaatatatcatgtacaaaatatgtaaaaatataacatttgtataactttgttttacaaatgtaattgtgttaaatatacatattttaaaaatgaattgtgtgaatgttatctatgCGTTAGAAGGGGTACACGAAAGGATGCTGAATGTTTGGAGGGGTACgtcactgtaaaaagtttgggaaccactgatgtAGCTGACAAGGATTTTTTTGTACAAGTTTTAATAtagtgcaatattttttttttattccatcactGCTTTAGTGTTAATTACGAAAACATTTGAGTTGTTAACTTAATACAACATCAACGATGGTTGGACTgcagataaatttttttttttttaaatgaattcacACCCTAAGGTGGTAGTGATGATGTGGTGATGATGTGGCCTTTACACCTCATTATAATTATTCAACAATCAGAGTCTGCTTATACCACTGTTACCCTACCATGTAGGGCCCTATGATCACAATGCAGAAAACATGGTTCactgaatccagtcataaaaattgCATACGCCATAAAATGTGGAATGTTACGGAatttaacatatttgggaggattttttttttttataatgcacaattaatcaaattaaaatctctgtccaagtgtgattattaaaccacaaaaggctgcgatTTAGGCTGATTGTATGTGTAGTAGATTGTAATTAAATCATAGCTTTttggggtttaataatcacactgggccatgtttAAAGTGCTTATCCGGAGGTGAGAAACTACTGTCAAAAACGCACAGAAATGGCTAAATAAAAGCTCGATTTAAAGGCATGCGTGAAATGGGGAAAAAGATAatgtttaatgcaattaaataatcattatgataataataatgtatcTAAAGCAATATCTCATGTCTGTGATGTTCTGCTgtgcagcacttcatttgatataaATATCTCCAGTGTTGTTTCGGATTGTGCTGCAAGGTTTTTgtagaaaagcacttcatttgataaaaataatgcagtgttatgttgaaatattttatcaattagaataaatatattttcgtttgattaaagttttaacaaattaatttaccGAATTGTAAAAAATACCTTGCAATAACCACAATTTTAATGACTTCTTGTTTTTGCTTCAGTATTACAATCGTGTggtacataaaatgtcctggaaatgccctggaaaattgtgccttgaaaagagtaggAATCCTGATATTGAGTCACGCTGCTCATATTAACTGAGCTGTATTTACCCCCTCTTCTCCCTAACTTTTCCTTTCCTCTTTCCACCATCCTCATCAATACAAGTGTCAAAATGGTCAACTAATCAAAGATGTGGCCTAGCAGTTAGTGTTCTAACACATTGAGCCAGGGTGCTTAAGTGGGTGACATGGGATTGAGTTTGCTTCTGATCAAGTTCCCCTCTCTTCTCTCCATTTCATGTCcagctaaaataaaaaagactatCTCAAATACTAAATCATTAAACACTTTACCAGGTTTGCTCTTATAATTAATAGTGCTCCTAATCAATTTTCTGCATATGGAATCGGCTCAAAATATACCTGTTCTTTTCTAGGTAAAGGCCAACTCTGTAAAACAGGAGTTTGAAAAGCAAGATGAGCTCAAACGATCAGCCATGCGAGCAGTGGTGGCCCTACTAACCATCCCAGAGGCAGAGAAAAGCCCCCTAATGAGTGAGTTTCAGTCTCAGATCAGCTCCAACCCTGAGCTGGCCGCCATCTTCGACAGCATACAGAGGGACTCCTCCAGCGCCAACATGGAATCTATGGACACTAGTTAAATGATGACTCCAACGAAAGCGCGCCCGTCACTGTCGCTCCCAAGAAAATACAGAGATTACCAACCCTGGGGGACCCTTATATTGTTCCATGCATTGCACTGAATCCAAAATAGGAGgaaaacaaaaatctaaaataaaaaaaagaagaaaaaaaaactaatgaaaagACAGACATTCTTTCTCTTAAGCTTTAAAGCTTATTaccacattctttgtgtttttctgtACATGACAGGAACTGGTTTCAGTTGATCTCTTTTCTCCATTCCTCCCTCACCCCACACCAAATTGACAGCATAGAAATGGACCACAGTATTTGAGTTACCATTGgagatgtattttttacattctaGGCTGCAGACAACTGAAATTGGGAACACAGGGGTAAACAATAGCACTCAATGAGTTTCAATCGTTCAggaccatttttttatttgattttggtcATGTTTCTTATCAGACAAGTTTTATTAGGTTTTTGTATGATTCTAatatcatctctctctcctcttgttACTGTTGACATCTCGAGTACAGAGCAAGATCTTAGAAATATTATCCTGATGAGGTGTGGCATAGTTAGAGTATTACATTGGatgaatgactttgttttttcATCATTGCATTTCATTACATTCCCACTGTCCGAAAAAGTCAGTCATCCGCATGTGTCATGCTTCCATAGAAATTAGAATTTAGCTGCCCACAATGTGCAtactatttttctttttctacttaataacagttttgtttggCTCAGTCatatggggtgaaatatgacatcAAACATTGTTATGAGGAAATATTTGCCCTGTATCGAACACACATATGTGAATAAAACGAGTGGAGAATCTTCTCTCTTCAGGTACTGTATTCTGAGACCATAAGGGTGTTGCTCAGACTATTTAGATCTGATGGGTTGGTTTAAGATGCTACCTTGTTTGTACCAACTTGTTTGAGTAGCTCACTTGTAAAATTGGTTGGGGAAATGATCATAGTACTAGTTTTATTTATTGCAATGCTTTCAGTACAATGTTTAGTGTACTGTACAATTCTCTCTTAAAGAATGTCTGAAAGTTGATGAATCAAAAAGCACCATACATCTGAACATACAACAGAGCCACAGGTGAAAAGAGTTTGAATTCAATGCCCTGGAATCCACAATGTGTTGAATACACAGTCTAGGCTTATTTAGTCATTTACACTGCATTCTACTTCCCATTAAAGTGTGACAGTATGGCAACATTGTTTAGTAAGAAATCAATAAAATGGTCCATTGCTGCCTGCATCCAAAATGTCATTTTATGGTCCTTCCAGTGCAGTTCGTACCATCACTGTCACATCAAGCACTCTTCAAAAGGCAGCAAATAATCTAAGATTTGGTTTTAATCTGAGTTGAAGAAAAATGCAAGAATGCTGACGCTTAAATCATTACCGTGACAACTGATGGATGTGGATATTTTGGATATTTACTACACTGTTCAAACTAAAAGATTTGATGTTATTACTTGCTAAATGTGTCCAGTCAGTCCTACCAATCAGAGTTTACAAGTAAATCAGATTTGgttgcagtgtgaacaaagctgTAGTagaatattttacttttaaagttGATTAGTTTTGTTCAACTATACGTAACCAATAGCagacaaatgtaactttttttcaaAAGCTGATGTGAGTTATAACTAAGTTCTAATTAATTAGAAGTGCAACATGGGGGATTTTTTGTGAAATGATTTTATGATTAACGATGAGATGAACTGGTCAGATCTGATGTTTAGCCCTCTGTCAGCCTGTGTTAATCATTAGAAAACCAAAGCAACACTGCAAAGGTCATCGATTCCATTCATGCATGACGAACAACCATTAGCGATTCATTTTATAAGCTTGCGAAGACTTTAAAATATCACTGTGTCAACATGCCACAGAGGACAAACAAATCCAAATCTGAGGGCTGAAGAGTCTTTCTAAACAGACCTTTGATCAGCTTCAAGACTGCCTGAAGCATGAAAGTACATTAGCTAGGTTTGTCGTAGCTTAAATTAACCCACTCCCAATTTGCATGCTAATGAGtcatacaaatgttattaaagCCCAATTTTTAGCAACATGATTCGTATCAGAGGTGCGAGGACTAATGCACAGGCATGATAGTTTGCTCATCAGGACACATGGGCCATCGTACTGACATTGCAAAGTGTTCTGTTAACGATAATTTTAGAGATGTAACTTGTCAAAACAGGCTTCACCATGGCCATGTTTTTATGTATCTTTTAATGATCATCTCTAACCCATTCAACTATATCTTATACATTTGCCTTAAATAAACATGGCCTTAAACAAGAAGAGAATTCTAGTTCCACACACttataaagctgaagtgtgtaacttttttttaagtgttaaaatgctttctcctgTCCCAGCTTAATACGCAGAGACAACTGAAAGCCATTTGaaggtgaataaaaaaaaaactataaacacTGTCTCTTAAATTGCTCTGTTTTGAACGGCCTATCTGGCTCAACCGATGGAGTGAgctgggggcaggactatctgttggTTTGATCAACAGCAAAAGGGGCGTATTCGAAAAGCTGTGCAATTCCGTTCGGTGGCACTAGTGGCtcataaatgacacacttcagctttaaaaagcTGGGTTTGTTGTATATCCATGCTTACCAACTTTAATCTTTACTTTTTGGCACTCAACATTTcaaccaataaaaaaaatctgaatatcaaAAGGATTCATGGAAACTTCATAAAGTTCCAAACTGTGCTGTATTTGTGATCATATCTTTGTGAGCAAGCAAAAAAACTAATGATTGTAATAGATGGAATGTGTTTTATGATGATGACAGAGTGTTTATCTACAGTACCCTATGGGAGAACACAGCAGGAGGTCGTGAAAAGGCACAGCAGTGTTTGCACACTGCAGATTAATGCCTCCCTACCGCTGTCAGACCCGTCCACGGCCCACTGAGCAGTCGCTTGTAGCAGCTTTAAAAGCCTCAAGCTTAATGTTTCACCTCTAAGCCGGATTCAAACAATGCATAGAGAACTCACCCCCTGATGCGGGATATAACTAATATCATCTCACTAATGATGCTTAGCCTAGCTATGTGCCAGGGTTAAGTCTATGCACTGACAAATGTCTGTGTGTTGAGGCAGTTTCCAGAACTAGAATGTGAATTTGGACTACTAGTTGATTTACAGAAGCATTTGAATGAGCTTATTTTTTGGCAGGAAACCAACTGAAAgtgagtattatttttcttttaataaagtaGCAGACTTTTAGTATATTATGCAGACAACATCAAGTTATGGTAATCTGTATTACTGTTACTCATAGCTCTTTGCTTACTTATTTTATGATATTTATGACCCATTACAAATTATTGCACAGGAAATGTAGTGCTCAGCTTGGTGTGGGGTTCTAGGACACAACCCTCCAATCAGCAGCAGAACTATGTTGTCTTTGACTGGTCTGTTAGTGTAGTCATGGTAATGTACTGTGGATTATCCAAAGTATGTGGAAGTGGTCAGCACTTCCTCCAAGCGGTCCTGTTGAAATTTGGCATGCCCATGGTAAGtttgaaaggatttttttttgtttatgcagTTTTCTTTAATCAAAAACAGTACATGTGACTCATTGTTTTTTGACACAGGTAACAATTTTGTTACGCTTCAAGGATTAgaattttgttcaataaaacatatttagCATAACTAATAAAAGCATATGGGCTATATTAAAGCAATGTGCAATTTATATCCTTATtggttatttttttaatctgctgTTGGctgaaatgcacaaataaactaATTTCTTCAGTTTCCATGCTTTCATTTAAAGCTGCATTAATCTGGCATTGACAGATTTTAGATGGAGAAAAAGAAGGAAATATGTGGTTTATGTTGGTGAAATGGGGAAGGCAACAGGAGCAATATATTTCATGGCGGATTGAGTGCTTGATTAATATCTGAAAGCATGGGATTGATTTAAAACAATCCTGCTGCATCAGTAAAAAGACAAATTATCTCCACTGTGGCATTGAATTAATGCAATGAAACTCCTATTTATATGTTAATGaactgcaacaataaaaacattttggataTCACAGTGCTAAAGATAAGTACTGAATTATTGCTCaagaataatacaattatatttatgatgGAGTGGTTTGGGTGTATTAATCAAGGTTTATTTGGTCATTATAAACATCCCAGTAAGCACCAGTTCTAATGATGTGTTCTCTTTAAGGGTAAATAAGAGTCAGGGTGGGCTTTTCTGGCAAAGGTCTTGCCATGGATGGGATTGGAGACTGGTAATGTTTTCCTCATTGTTAATGTGCAacaataaatgcaaatatttttagGACAGCATTTTTAAGGTATTTGTCTGTAAAAACAACCGTTATGACATTGACAAGATCATTTACAGAAGTAACAGTCATCATGCATAATAAATGTTAATCAATCAACAAAAGTAACTGGCAGTGTAAATATATCtatctcttttttatttatttgaagttttGCAGCTAAATGACCCTGTGTGTTTTCAACAAAATCACTTACCTCTTCAACAGGCCCTCCAACAAAATCAGAAAACGAAGAAGCCAGTCTCCCTTTCGTGATGTTTCACCTGTACCGTCACATTTCTCAGAACCGGTCTCATTCTTACAACACCGGGTAACACTGCAAAATCACCCAACCTTTTATTATagagttttacagtatataggtGTACATGCCAGCTTCTATACAGAAATGTAAAACAAGATTCTAAAGCAGTAAACTGtagttaaaatataaataatgtagtTTGTCACCTACTTTGCATTTTGaattttgaaacaaaaataataGATGTGTTAATAATTAAGGTAAATCTACACGTATGTGGCTTTGTACACTTGTATTGTATAGGATGTAATTGGTTGCCTTCCTCGCCTCCCTGGTGTAAAGGGGGCACCAagggatgacgatgatgatgacacTCGGAGTCACAAGAGCCTGCCAGCGGTGATGACTGCATTAACCCTCCAACCTAGACACAATAGGTCACACAGAGTTTCTGAGAATCAAGTCATTTCCAGACTCCCTCCTCTTATAAGCTCCAGGTACTGAATACAGACCATTCCAGGAGGCCATATGCAATATAAGAGGTTCTGCTATGAGCTAAATATTTTAATACAGACTTCATACATCCCTCCAAACAACAGCTACACTTTTAATTATTAATGCTCATTTTCGATTGCATACCACAATAAGATAATTCAATTCTGGTAAACATGATTCCCAGGTGCAGTTTGATTGTGAAAGGCACTGGGTGCAAAACTGACTTAAAACTCCCACCGATCACAAAATTCAGGAATACTTGGAAGGAAATGGTACCCCCAAGACCACCTTGCAGGGCTGGATGCAGGTATAAGCTCATTTTGCTTTCTTACCAGCCATTCTGCTTGGTGCTTCAATGAACTTACAATGGTCAGGCCATATAAAAGTCCAAATGAAAGATATACAAATCTGCTATTAAAGAAATCTGAATTGATCGACTACTGTTCTGAACATTTGGGGGATGGGAGGGATTGGGGGACATATCCCCCACAATGTCTGCGGTGGTAACTGGCCTGGTCCATAGATCAAACCAGTTGTCTATCAGCTAGAAACCCCTGACAATGAAAACAGGACTTATCAGCAGAATTCAATAGCCTTACACTCTTTGGGCTAGAGGAAGGTTAATTTGTTTCCATACTTGTCGCTGTGTGGGCAGTAAACACTTTTTTGCAAGTCTCGATTTCTTGCTGCGTTCATTCAGTTCACAGATCAAAAATGAAAAGGTACAGTCAATACCACGCCCTGTAGATACAGCATGTGCAAAGTCATCGAAGCCTGGTTAGTCTCGGCATCACGTGGGCAAGTATTTTTGTGCTTCCCTCATATATTTGATACTGTTAAGTGCATGGTGGAAGGTGTAGAGCGCTGAGAACTGAGAGGTAGTGAGAGAAACCACGCAGGATTTCTATTCAGTTACTCTCAGCTCCCACAGCTGAGCCAATAAAATGATATTAAAGTGGCCCAGTAAAAGTGGAATTGAACAGCGCAACAAGAGAATAGTCAGGACTGTGAGCTTGTAAAGTGAGCAAGTTTAAATGGCTCCTCTCTTGTCTCACTGGTAAACACATCACTTGCTATTTGATTTAAGAGCAATTAGTTGGAGTATGCCTGCGCTTACCAAATGTCAAGGCTATCACTGATAAATCTGAGCGAGTAACCGAAATGGTAATTGGATATTAATGTGATTGAAAACCTGATAACCTTCCTCTGTTTAACTGTTGCAAAGTCTACAGTAGAGAGGGGAAGTTTGATGTCTAGTGATGGTATAGTTTTATGTTAATTTGCTAATATGCCAATATGGCACTGgcaataaatatgaaaaagccaatgagaaataCTATACATGTATAATTTTCTCTCTTCTCACATTCTTCTCACAAAAAGTGATTGGTGATTGCCCATGCAAAGCTCTTGCCATGATGTTGGGGTTTTattggtggttgccagggcatagcaatatggttgctaatgtgttttgaGTCGTTTTTATTGTTGCAATGAGgattctggttggttgctaggcacacaatttgagatatcattcatgtctatatagcacaaaaagaaaatatgtgGCCTAATTTGTAAAAGTTTCACCCCAAAATTGGTTCAAATCCCTATCCCTAAAGACTGAAAAATACACGCAATGACATAGCCAAGGGTGGGCCTGGGCACACCCAAATTAGACAGAGGCCCACCCAGAATTTAGAGATAATTTTTTACTTGAAATATATGTTTATACAATAGTAATTCATAATTATATTtccgcaattcataacacaatgcaagtatgcattgcattctcagtgttgctaCCAGGGGTGCTATAGTGAGATGAGTTtgaactgtccacttctactTCTACATCATTTTCTCTTCTagccaactactgtcatggtagagcaacaatttaaaaagaatattGCTCAATATATTTATAACTTACCAGAATAATATCACATCCATTTTAATGTCACAGAAGTTTGAAAGTAACTCAATCGCCACCTTGAGTAATGTGCCCCCAACACACGCccgttaagcatgttcaaccggaCCATGCATTGGCAATGTGCTGGCCAAGTGCTCACATCTGTGTTCACATACTTACATAGGGTGTTTCAGATTGAGAATGAGCTAGCACCCCTAATGTTTACACATCTGAGTTACATATGTCAATGGCAGattcttaaaacatttaattggtCACcccatgcacaaagaatgcaagtgtGCATGTAGGTTGTTGTTTGTTAGTCCTATATATTAACACTATAGTTCCATATATTCATGTAAACTGCTTTTAAAAGATCATAGtatttcaaaatctttttttttttctttttatgtttttatgaaaaggcCGGATAAAATGGAAACCAATTCATCTAAACCTGTTCATGCATTCATCCATCCGAAAATTGTACCTGTCGGCCAGACGGCTCTGTCTGTCAAGGTGCACAGTGTTCAAGGAAACGGGCCCTACTTGTCCCATTCCAAAGCCTCTGGAGTGTCTCGGGGATCTCGCATCACTTTCCAGAGGCCTGTAGTGCAGGCAGTGTACCCCATCAGTCCTGACACTGAGCAACAGATGAGACAGACTGACATAGCATGCCAGTCCCTGAGGTCTGTACTGAAAAAAGGACAGGCACCATATGGCGGAGTGTTTAACTGCACACTGGTGCCCCACCTGCTAGAGCCATTTTCTGGTTTCCAGGAGCATCTGTGCCGCCAGATCCTTCACTCTCCCCTACCTTATCGCGCAGCTCTGCCGCAGGTCCATATACCTTGCCAACAGGACCAGGTGGATTTGGTGCCTGCCCGCAGAGGCCCATACGGCTCCCTGATGGAACGCACTGTGGAGCTCTGTAACTCCCAAGGACAGAAGCTTCCCAGGATCACCATGACCTGCCCAACACCTTCTCCAAAATACCTCTGTCGCACTGAGACTAGGCATGCAGCTTGACAGACAATACAATCACTGCAGCATTACTGAGTACTgcccctttaaagggatagtttacatgGAAGTTCATcattctttactcaccctcatgtcattccaaacttgtacAGTTGTCTTTCTTAAGTGGAATacaaaagatgtttagcagaattttGACACtgccaaaaatcacacaaatgaGAATTGACAGCTACTGTAGAGGGGAAGTTTTTaagttaattatttaaatgttggtct is a window encoding:
- the LOC127638736 gene encoding uncharacterized protein LOC127638736 produces the protein MDGIGDWPSNKIRKRRSQSPFRDVSPVPSHFSEPVSFLQHRDVIGCLPRLPGVKGAPRDDDDDDTRSHKSLPAVMTALTLQPRHNRSHRVSENQVISRLPPLISSRCSLIVKGTGCKTDLKLPPITKFRNTWKEMVPPRPPCRAGCRPDKMETNSSKPVHAFIHPKIVPVGQTALSVKVHSVQGNGPYLSHSKASGVSRGSRITFQRPVVQAVYPISPDTEQQMRQTDIACQSLRSVLKKGQAPYGGVFNCTLVPHLLEPFSGFQEHLCRQILHSPLPYRAALPQVHIPCQQDQVDLVPARRGPYGSLMERTVELCNSQGQKLPRITMTCPTPSPKYLCRTETRHAA